One Brassica napus cultivar Da-Ae chromosome C4, Da-Ae, whole genome shotgun sequence genomic region harbors:
- the LOC106351834 gene encoding uncharacterized protein LOC106351834 gives MVFDMLMSSIKEMDEITLSQNSIAVKGFVLAIHLVVVESFSSLTEVVVEHCSSSEPDSDDDDDADECRQKLGKKHILSPIHARLVDSKSEVAVKSLIKEDPARPIDENSSLLMFVMLCINFVLCIAFVKVLI, from the exons ATGGTGTTTGATATGCTAATGTCTAGCATTAAGGAGATGGATGAGATAACATTATCTCAGAATTCCATCGCTGTAAAGGGTTTTGTGTTAGCTATCCACTTGGTTGTGGTTGAATCATTTTCATCGCTGACTGAAGTTGTTGTAGAACATTGCTCCTCGTCCGAACCAGACAGTGACGATGACGATGATGCTGACGAATGTAGACAGAAACTTGGGAAAAAACACATACTCAGCCCCATACATGCTCGCCTTGTTGATTCCAAATCCGAG GTCGCAGTAAAAAGTCTTATAAAAGAAGACCCGGCCAGACCCATCGATGAGAACAGTTCACTACTTATGTTTGTGATGTTATGTATCAACTTTGTGTTATGTATCGCCTTTGTAAAAGTTCTAATCTAA